One Methanohalophilus mahii DSM 5219 genomic window carries:
- a CDS encoding TatD family hydrolase gives MPSNIPITDEHIHIDPRAKGIEAVKQFRNAGGTHMMVVSKPTWTLGVEVVKPEDYRIVFDETVDIVRQINEIGVGGFPVLGVHPAEITNLCERMEVEKAVSLMKAGLEIAAEYVDEGLAVGLKSGRPHYPVSDEVWQASNSIMSHAFSLGKDLGCAVQLHTESVGEVELEDIASRAKSAGIPLDKVVKHYAPPLVDVCEWIGLYPGVLAGKGAIEEALKQGSRFMMETDYIDDPQRPGAVLGPKTIPRRTLKLVETYGEEVFWKVHKENIEAVYEVDIEI, from the coding sequence GGAATGCAGGGGGAACTCATATGATGGTGGTCTCCAAACCTACCTGGACGCTTGGGGTCGAAGTTGTAAAACCAGAAGATTACCGTATTGTATTTGATGAAACGGTGGATATTGTCCGCCAGATTAATGAAATCGGAGTTGGTGGTTTCCCTGTTCTTGGTGTCCATCCGGCAGAAATCACCAACCTATGTGAAAGAATGGAAGTCGAAAAGGCCGTCTCCCTTATGAAAGCCGGCCTGGAAATTGCGGCTGAATACGTGGATGAAGGCCTTGCTGTGGGTTTGAAAAGCGGACGTCCTCATTATCCTGTTTCGGATGAGGTGTGGCAGGCTTCTAACTCAATAATGTCCCATGCCTTTTCCCTGGGCAAAGACCTGGGATGTGCTGTCCAGCTACATACCGAAAGTGTAGGGGAAGTTGAGCTGGAGGATATTGCCAGCAGGGCAAAGAGTGCTGGTATCCCTCTGGATAAGGTTGTGAAACATTACGCTCCTCCGCTTGTGGATGTCTGTGAATGGATAGGCCTCTATCCCGGTGTACTTGCCGGCAAAGGAGCAATTGAAGAGGCCCTTAAGCAGGGTAGTCGTTTCATGATGGAGACGGATTATATTGATGATCCGCAACGTCCCGGGGCAGTACTGGGGCCAAAAACTATCCCCAGGCGAACCCTGAAACTTGTTGAAACCTATGGGGAAGAAGTTTTCTGGAAGGTTCATAAGGAAAATATCGAAGCTGTGTATGAAGTGGACATTGAAATTTAA
- a CDS encoding carboxymuconolactone decarboxylase family protein — protein MKFLIDKLPETANAFADMRASLFKDSALDTKTKELIAVSSSVLMRCEKCVEIHASRAKDNGATEDEIAEAIAVSMFIAGGSQLHWTRKYDQIFENTNE, from the coding sequence ATGAAATTTCTCATCGATAAATTACCGGAAACTGCAAATGCATTTGCAGACATGCGTGCATCGCTTTTCAAGGACAGCGCTCTGGACACAAAGACAAAAGAATTGATTGCTGTATCCTCATCGGTCCTTATGAGATGTGAAAAATGTGTAGAAATCCATGCATCCCGTGCAAAAGACAATGGTGCAACAGAGGACGAAATAGCAGAAGCAATTGCGGTCTCAATGTTTATTGCCGGAGGTTCACAGTTACACTGGACCCGGAAATATGATCAGATTTTTGAAAATACAAATGAATGA
- a CDS encoding desulfoferrodoxin family protein has translation MVCTHSNAGYDQNRRVNFAPGTSPDALFRLIYFGKYREFCALAYCNVHGLWQNCIEIREELRLTAGCRREKCLQEGFGV, from the coding sequence ATTGTATGCACGCACTCAAATGCTGGATACGATCAAAATCGGAGGGTCAACTTCGCCCCGGGAACTTCACCTGATGCATTATTCAGACTGATATATTTTGGCAAATACAGAGAGTTCTGCGCCCTTGCATACTGCAATGTTCACGGATTATGGCAAAATTGTATTGAAATAAGAGAAGAACTCCGTTTAACAGCCGGATGCCGCAGAGAAAAATGTTTGCAGGAAGGATTCGGAGTCTAA
- a CDS encoding desulfoferrodoxin family protein, protein MNFENIIKAEDTKYYDSMSEERHIPYMEVLKNYDNSGKDYIHIVVGENVKHPNSLQHQIQWIELYARTQMLDTIKIGGSTSPRELHLMHYSD, encoded by the coding sequence ATGAACTTCGAAAACATCATTAAAGCAGAAGACACAAAATATTATGATTCCATGTCGGAAGAAAGGCACATACCATATATGGAAGTGCTCAAAAATTATGACAACAGCGGCAAGGATTATATCCATATTGTAGTCGGGGAAAATGTGAAACATCCAAATTCACTGCAGCATCAAATTCAATGGATTGAATTGTATGCACGCACTCAAATGCTGGATACGATCAAAATCGGAGGGTCAACTTCGCCCCGGGAACTTCACCTGATGCATTATTCAGACTGA
- a CDS encoding DUF21 domain-containing protein translates to MEIITWILLLFFVSQSAMFSGLTIGLFGLSRMGLETEAESGNVAAKKVLEVRHDSNYLLTTLLWGNVAANVIITLLTNSLMGGTAAFLFSTIIITCFGEIMPQAYFTRKALKAGAYLVPLVRVYQLLLFPFAKPTAIMLDWWLGKEEIVFFRERSLKKVLQRHIQSARSDIGSVEGQGALNFLTLDDTKITKEGNPIDPKSIISLPTKNRKPVFPELKQTLEDPFLKKISESGKKWVIITDPEGNPIRTLNSDDLLRDLAYGNMTIYPEDYCHRPVIVMSPKTRLEEVIPKLRMYPDHDKGEIIDQDVIIYWTDDDKRIMTGSDILARLLKGVVRRVETTF, encoded by the coding sequence ATGGAAATCATAACCTGGATTCTACTTTTATTTTTTGTCAGTCAATCGGCAATGTTTTCCGGCCTTACCATTGGACTTTTCGGATTGAGCAGAATGGGGCTGGAAACTGAAGCTGAATCTGGCAATGTTGCTGCAAAAAAAGTGCTGGAAGTCAGGCACGATTCGAACTATCTTTTAACAACCTTACTGTGGGGGAATGTCGCTGCAAACGTCATTATAACCCTATTAACAAATTCTCTAATGGGAGGGACGGCTGCCTTCCTTTTCTCCACAATTATTATTACCTGTTTTGGGGAAATTATGCCGCAAGCATATTTTACCAGAAAAGCCCTGAAAGCTGGCGCATACCTTGTACCACTTGTCAGGGTATATCAGTTGCTCCTGTTTCCGTTCGCAAAGCCCACGGCAATAATGCTTGACTGGTGGCTTGGGAAAGAGGAAATAGTATTTTTCAGGGAACGATCTCTTAAAAAGGTCCTCCAGAGGCATATACAGTCCGCAAGATCGGATATCGGAAGTGTGGAGGGACAGGGAGCTCTCAATTTTTTGACTCTGGATGATACAAAGATCACAAAGGAAGGTAACCCGATTGACCCAAAAAGTATCATTTCCCTTCCCACAAAAAACAGAAAACCGGTGTTCCCGGAATTAAAACAAACCCTTGAAGATCCGTTCCTCAAAAAAATCAGTGAATCCGGGAAAAAATGGGTAATCATCACAGATCCAGAAGGAAATCCCATACGTACACTTAACAGCGATGACCTGTTGAGAGATTTGGCCTACGGTAACATGACCATTTATCCTGAAGATTATTGTCACAGGCCTGTTATCGTAATGTCACCAAAAACCAGGCTAGAAGAAGTAATTCCAAAACTAAGGATGTATCCTGATCATGATAAGGGGGAAATTATTGATCAGGATGTCATAATCTACTGGACAGATGATGATAAAAGAATAATGACGGGTTCCGATATCCTTGCAAGATTACTCAAAGGAGTCGTCAGGAGAGTAGAAACGACATTTTAA
- a CDS encoding DUF378 domain-containing protein, with product MTEKTALDWIAIALVVIGGLNWGLFGISQDYNLVALIFGYSAIARVVYILVGLAALYMIYFASKDHQ from the coding sequence ATGACTGAGAAAACAGCATTAGACTGGATAGCAATTGCTCTTGTAGTAATTGGAGGTTTGAATTGGGGATTGTTTGGTATATCACAGGACTATAATCTGGTAGCACTTATCTTTGGATATAGTGCCATAGCACGTGTAGTCTACATTCTTGTAGGACTTGCCGCCCTGTATATGATATACTTTGCAAGCAAAGACCACCAGTAA
- the uvrA gene encoding excinuclease ABC subunit UvrA, which translates to MSLKNIMIKGAKEHNLKNIDVVLPRDKLIVITGLSGSGKSSLAFDTIYAEGQRRYVESLSSYARQFLGQMEKPDVEYIEGLSPAISIEQKTTSKNPRSTVGTVTEIYDYLRLLFARIGARHCPDCGRAIEPQSVDQIVDNIMKFPEKSKLHILAPVVRERKGEYRKLLADIRSDGYSRARVDGEIIRLDEADSLELGRYNKHNIEIVVDRLSIKEGIEERLSDSVEQALARSGGIVIADIVDGDEFVFSEKLACPHCGTGFEELEPAMFSFNSPQGACDVCHGLGTSMEFDPDLIIPDISLSLNDGAVEPWGTRKDGYYMQSLQSLADHFGFSMDAPFEDLEPQYQNMILYGTATKVPMVHTGKGGGIWKRNSRFKGVIAAISKIYNRTDSENTKDRLKRYISTKPCPACEGERLKPASLSVFIDGFNIIQTTHMSIEDCLHFFEKLELHLDQREFTIARLILKEIKSRLGFLVDVGLDYLTLSRSASTLSGGEAQRIRLATQIGSSLMGVLYILDEPSIGLHQRDNLRLINTLKHLRDIGNTVIVVEHDEETIMSADHVVDMGPGAGIHGGGLVAEGTPLEIMQNPDSLTGKYLERKLKIPVPSERRTPEGFIKLIGAGENNLKEIDVEFPLSVMICVTGVSGSGKSTLINETLNKVLARKLNRARERTGKYSAIEGLENVDKVITIDQSPIGRTPRSNPATYTNLFTPIRELFAQTKLSKSRGYKPGRFSFNVRGGRCETCGGEGIITIEMHFLPDVYVPCEVCHGKRYNRETLEVTYKDKSIADVLDMTVEEALGFFENVPKIKRKLQTLFDVGLGYIKLGQSSTTLSGGEAQRVKLATELSKRSTGKTVYILDEPTTGLHFDDVRKLLEVLQRLVEGGNTVIVIEHNLDVIKVADWIIDLGPEGGEGGGLVVAEGIPENVAKVEGSYTGEFLKNILS; encoded by the coding sequence ATGTCTCTCAAAAACATAATGATAAAGGGTGCCAAAGAGCACAATTTAAAGAATATTGATGTAGTGTTGCCCAGGGATAAATTGATTGTTATCACGGGTTTAAGTGGCTCGGGCAAGTCATCTCTTGCTTTTGATACTATCTATGCCGAAGGCCAGCGTAGGTATGTTGAATCGCTTTCATCATATGCCCGGCAATTCCTGGGGCAGATGGAAAAACCTGATGTGGAATACATTGAGGGTCTCTCTCCTGCTATTTCCATCGAGCAGAAAACTACCAGTAAGAATCCGCGCTCTACTGTGGGTACAGTTACCGAGATATACGATTACCTGAGATTGCTGTTTGCCCGTATAGGGGCTCGTCACTGTCCGGATTGTGGGCGTGCCATCGAACCCCAGAGTGTTGACCAGATTGTGGACAACATAATGAAATTCCCTGAAAAAAGCAAACTTCATATCCTGGCGCCTGTTGTCCGGGAGCGTAAAGGTGAATACAGGAAACTTCTCGCTGACATCCGTTCTGACGGTTATTCCCGTGCACGTGTGGATGGGGAGATAATCCGTCTCGATGAAGCTGATTCCCTGGAACTGGGGCGCTACAACAAACATAACATCGAGATTGTGGTTGACAGGCTTTCCATCAAAGAAGGAATAGAAGAGCGCCTCTCTGATTCTGTGGAACAGGCCCTTGCCAGAAGTGGCGGGATTGTTATAGCTGATATTGTCGATGGTGATGAATTCGTATTCAGTGAGAAACTTGCATGTCCGCATTGTGGAACTGGATTTGAAGAACTGGAACCTGCCATGTTTTCCTTTAACAGCCCACAGGGAGCATGTGATGTATGTCATGGCCTGGGTACTTCGATGGAATTCGATCCTGACCTGATAATCCCTGACATATCCCTGTCTCTCAATGACGGAGCAGTTGAACCGTGGGGTACGAGAAAAGATGGCTATTACATGCAGTCTCTCCAGTCTCTTGCTGACCATTTCGGATTTTCTATGGATGCTCCTTTTGAAGATCTGGAGCCACAGTACCAGAATATGATTCTCTATGGCACGGCCACCAAAGTTCCGATGGTCCATACTGGTAAAGGTGGAGGGATCTGGAAACGCAATAGTCGTTTTAAAGGTGTTATTGCTGCCATTTCCAAGATATACAATCGTACAGATTCAGAAAATACCAAGGACCGGCTAAAACGGTATATAAGCACCAAACCATGTCCTGCCTGTGAAGGTGAAAGGCTCAAACCAGCCAGTCTGTCTGTTTTCATAGACGGGTTCAATATAATCCAGACAACTCATATGTCTATTGAGGATTGTCTCCACTTCTTTGAAAAACTGGAACTTCATTTGGACCAGCGGGAATTTACCATAGCCCGCCTGATATTGAAGGAAATCAAGTCCAGGTTGGGCTTTTTGGTTGATGTGGGTCTGGATTATCTTACTTTGAGTCGTTCAGCATCCACTCTTTCCGGAGGGGAGGCCCAGCGTATCCGTCTTGCCACCCAGATAGGCTCCAGCCTCATGGGGGTACTGTACATTCTGGATGAACCGAGTATTGGTTTGCATCAGCGGGATAATCTCAGGCTTATCAACACTCTCAAACACTTACGTGATATCGGTAACACCGTTATTGTTGTGGAGCATGACGAAGAAACAATTATGAGTGCCGATCATGTTGTGGATATGGGTCCCGGAGCCGGTATTCATGGAGGTGGTCTGGTAGCGGAGGGAACTCCTTTGGAAATTATGCAAAACCCGGATTCTCTCACAGGGAAATACCTTGAGAGGAAACTAAAGATTCCGGTTCCGTCGGAAAGGCGTACTCCTGAGGGTTTCATAAAATTGATAGGAGCTGGTGAAAACAATCTCAAGGAAATTGATGTGGAATTTCCTCTTTCTGTAATGATATGTGTAACCGGGGTTTCAGGGTCAGGTAAAAGTACACTTATCAATGAAACCCTGAATAAAGTGTTAGCCCGCAAACTCAATCGTGCCAGGGAGAGAACCGGAAAATATTCCGCTATCGAAGGTCTTGAAAATGTTGACAAGGTGATTACAATAGACCAATCTCCCATTGGCAGGACTCCCAGATCCAATCCGGCTACCTATACCAATCTCTTCACACCCATACGTGAATTATTTGCCCAGACAAAACTTTCCAAGTCTCGCGGCTATAAACCGGGTCGTTTCAGTTTCAATGTACGTGGAGGCCGCTGTGAGACCTGTGGTGGCGAAGGAATAATAACTATTGAAATGCATTTTTTGCCAGATGTTTATGTGCCCTGTGAAGTCTGTCATGGCAAAAGGTACAACAGGGAAACCCTTGAGGTAACTTACAAGGACAAAAGCATAGCCGATGTACTGGATATGACAGTTGAAGAGGCTCTTGGTTTTTTTGAGAATGTCCCTAAAATAAAACGTAAACTGCAGACACTTTTTGACGTTGGTCTGGGCTACATCAAACTTGGCCAGTCTTCAACTACGCTTTCCGGGGGAGAAGCCCAGCGTGTCAAACTTGCTACTGAACTGAGTAAACGTTCTACCGGTAAAACGGTCTATATCCTTGATGAACCAACCACAGGGTTGCATTTTGATGATGTCAGGAAGTTACTTGAAGTGCTCCAGCGCCTCGTTGAGGGAGGGAATACAGTAATTGTCATAGAGCACAATCTGGATGTTATCAAGGTTGCGGATTGGATTATTGATCTTGGTCCCGAAGGTGGAGAAGGTGGAGGACTTGTTGTTGCAGAAGGCATCCCTGAAAATGTGGCAAAGGTCGAAGGTTCCTATACCGGTGAATTTTTGAAAAACATTCTCTCCTGA
- a CDS encoding FmdE family protein: MEIEDAIKFHGHLCPGLSLGFRVAKAAEEHFKNKRAEDEELVCIVENKSCSVDAIQVVNGCTFGKGNLVYRDLGKHVYTFFNRGNDKALRLVIKPDGIKNDEEHQNLFPKIREGSATEEEKKRFKQKHEDKSHEVLNMPLEEMFKIEEIEIKPPEKAVIFQTLICSECGEGMMESRARVMNGNYYCLPCFEKYDI, translated from the coding sequence ATGGAAATAGAAGACGCAATAAAATTTCACGGCCATCTATGTCCCGGATTGTCCCTGGGATTCAGGGTCGCAAAAGCAGCAGAGGAACATTTCAAAAACAAAAGGGCAGAAGACGAAGAGCTCGTGTGCATAGTCGAAAACAAGTCATGCTCTGTGGATGCCATACAGGTGGTCAATGGATGCACCTTTGGTAAAGGTAATCTGGTATACCGTGATCTCGGAAAACATGTATACACTTTCTTCAACCGGGGAAATGATAAAGCTCTCAGGCTTGTTATAAAACCTGATGGGATAAAAAATGATGAAGAACATCAGAACCTGTTCCCAAAGATCAGAGAAGGCAGTGCTACAGAAGAAGAAAAGAAACGGTTCAAGCAAAAACATGAAGATAAATCCCATGAAGTCCTGAACATGCCTCTTGAAGAGATGTTCAAAATTGAGGAAATCGAAATAAAGCCGCCTGAAAAGGCAGTTATTTTCCAGACCCTCATCTGCAGCGAATGCGGCGAAGGAATGATGGAAAGCCGGGCAAGAGTTATGAACGGGAACTATTACTGCCTTCCCTGTTTTGAAAAATATGATATATGA
- the purB gene encoding adenylosuccinate lyase: MAIHPIEYRYGTEEMKHVWSEENRLKCVMKAEAALAKAEAYVGLIPEDAANIIEQSIENVELKRVKEIEDEIHHDMMAVVLAISEKCEEDASKWVHFGATSNDMLDTATGLQIKDAIGVMEPKIRQLLEVLLRQAEQHKETVCAGRTHGQIGVPTTYGLRFAIWAAEIGRHIERLEQLKPRVEVGQMTGAVGTQAAFGEKGIEIQKKAMEYLGITGVDVSNQIIQRDRHAEFVMWMANVVTTLDKIGVELRTLQRSELAEVEESFGKKQVGSSTMPHKRNPIKSEQICGLARIVRSMIEPELMNNTLWDERDLTNSSCERIVFPETCVLTDHILKLGIRVTDNLRFYPENIKRNLELLKGLNMGEAVMIELAKRGVGRQEAHEIVRTAAMQAHESGKHLRETLLANKEVSGYLNEEDVEKLVDPYRYTGTAVRQVEITVDKLRKQYL; the protein is encoded by the coding sequence ATGGCCATCCATCCCATAGAATACCGATACGGAACCGAGGAAATGAAACATGTCTGGAGTGAGGAAAACCGCCTTAAATGCGTCATGAAAGCAGAGGCAGCCCTTGCAAAAGCAGAAGCTTATGTGGGGTTAATCCCTGAAGATGCTGCCAATATAATAGAACAAAGCATTGAAAATGTGGAACTCAAAAGGGTCAAAGAAATCGAAGATGAAATCCATCATGACATGATGGCAGTTGTGCTTGCCATCTCCGAAAAATGTGAAGAGGATGCCAGTAAATGGGTCCATTTCGGTGCAACATCAAATGATATGCTGGATACAGCCACAGGCCTTCAGATAAAGGACGCTATTGGAGTAATGGAACCCAAAATCAGGCAACTACTGGAAGTACTCCTGCGCCAGGCTGAGCAACACAAAGAAACTGTATGTGCGGGCAGAACCCACGGACAGATCGGTGTACCAACAACCTACGGGCTGCGTTTTGCAATCTGGGCAGCCGAGATTGGCAGGCATATCGAGAGACTTGAACAGCTCAAACCCAGGGTAGAGGTCGGCCAGATGACCGGGGCTGTAGGCACCCAGGCTGCTTTTGGTGAAAAGGGTATTGAAATCCAGAAAAAAGCGATGGAATATCTTGGGATCACAGGTGTGGATGTCTCCAACCAGATCATCCAGAGGGACCGTCATGCGGAATTTGTCATGTGGATGGCAAATGTCGTAACAACACTGGATAAAATTGGTGTTGAATTGAGAACACTGCAGAGAAGTGAACTTGCAGAAGTAGAGGAGAGTTTCGGCAAAAAACAGGTAGGTTCCTCTACAATGCCCCATAAACGTAACCCCATCAAATCCGAACAGATCTGCGGACTTGCAAGAATTGTACGCTCTATGATTGAACCTGAACTTATGAATAACACATTATGGGATGAGAGAGACCTTACAAACTCTTCATGTGAGAGAATTGTTTTCCCTGAAACATGTGTGCTAACCGACCACATCCTGAAACTCGGCATCCGTGTGACCGATAATCTGCGCTTCTATCCGGAAAACATAAAGCGTAACCTCGAATTGCTCAAAGGACTTAATATGGGCGAAGCGGTCATGATAGAACTTGCAAAAAGAGGTGTCGGCAGACAGGAAGCCCATGAGATAGTGCGTACAGCTGCTATGCAGGCCCATGAAAGCGGAAAACACCTGCGTGAAACATTACTCGCAAACAAGGAAGTATCCGGCTATCTTAATGAAGAGGATGTCGAGAAACTTGTTGATCCTTACCGATATACCGGTACCGCTGTTAGACAAGTTGAAATTACAGTTGATAAATTAAGAAAACAATACCTTTGA
- a CDS encoding FTR1 family iron permease — translation MLESFMITFREGLEALLIVGVILGYLVQTNRVYLNKYVYAGLGLGILASLMAAVVFNVLSIEFEGRNEALFEGIVMLLAALVLTSMIIWMLKESSNISANIRKNVDSKTEYGLMGLAFVSVFREGIETVLFMGAAAMNTETSTVLYGGLLGLAASAVIAYLVFKSSYHLNLGMFFNLTSVFLILFAAGLTAHGIHELQEAAFIPIFNEHLWDINHILSEDGIAGSLLKSLFGYNGNPSLLEVASYIGYYVALGIGIKGLNSKRITDIVQTT, via the coding sequence ATGCTGGAAAGTTTTATGATTACATTCAGGGAAGGCCTGGAAGCTCTTTTGATTGTAGGAGTTATTCTGGGTTATCTGGTACAAACAAACAGAGTTTATTTGAATAAGTATGTATATGCCGGTTTGGGCCTTGGCATTCTTGCCAGTTTGATGGCTGCAGTGGTCTTCAATGTCCTTTCAATTGAATTTGAAGGCAGGAATGAGGCACTTTTCGAAGGAATAGTGATGTTGCTCGCAGCTCTTGTGCTCACTTCAATGATCATATGGATGCTCAAAGAAAGCAGCAATATATCTGCAAATATACGCAAGAATGTAGATTCCAAAACGGAATATGGCTTGATGGGTCTGGCTTTTGTGTCTGTATTCAGAGAGGGTATTGAAACAGTACTCTTTATGGGTGCTGCGGCAATGAACACAGAAACAAGTACCGTTCTGTATGGCGGTTTGCTGGGATTGGCTGCTTCTGCGGTCATAGCGTATCTGGTATTCAAATCCTCATACCACCTGAATCTGGGTATGTTTTTCAATCTTACCAGTGTTTTCCTGATACTCTTTGCTGCAGGACTCACTGCCCATGGTATCCATGAGCTTCAGGAAGCGGCTTTCATTCCGATATTCAATGAACATCTGTGGGATATTAACCACATATTGAGTGAAGATGGAATTGCAGGGTCATTGCTGAAGTCCTTGTTCGGGTATAATGGAAACCCTTCATTGCTGGAGGTAGCTTCATACATAGGTTACTATGTAGCACTTGGTATTGGCATAAAAGGTTTGAATTCAAAGAGAATAACCGATATTGTGCAGACGACATAA
- a CDS encoding histidine kinase N-terminal 7TM domain-containing protein — MTPYALILLASTIISVFVALTVWYRRTSTGGTTLFLLMLAIIEWQLCGALESIVTEIPAKIFWSKVCYIGALATPLLLFVFAIQYTKMEKWLTRKNIALLCMIPAVIFILTLTNEWHSLIWTSYTPAPKPAINTIIYGHGPGFWVMIAYNYLILLVATLILLFSGKTSRKIYRQQLELIIVALVFPWTGNILYLLDMGPFPGQDLTIVGFTLTGLVLSFNLHQFKFLDLVPMARDRLMEKMNDGIIVVDNKERIVDINPAAKEIFSNKPEKLLGKNIGQLFPDLKSTVGKNDLCGNVYREQEIWRNEVKNTYNIHITPLADEQGNPLGKLILLHNISELKKTEEILRESEEKYRAIVSNTHEMVYIYCGERFLFVNDRICEVTGYTREEIDSMKVLDLVHPEEKEKIRQIMQKRADCKDAPATFETCIVTKKGRKRNVEIAISNITYEGEYASLGSARDITERKENENALIQAKMKAEVADRTKSEFMTTMSHELRTPLNSIIGFSQMLLEVPGSELTNAHHKYVSNILKSGKSLLHLINDILDISKVEAGKKEVEAEFFDIHKALYDVEMLIRPLASKKNIDIIVDYENANNLLYADVIMFKQVMYNILNNATKFTAEKGKVFVTAKSGEKETSISVKDNGIGIAEDKKEMVFEPFKQIDSAKNRRYEGTGLGLALVRSYVEMHGGNVWVESEEGKGSTFIFTIPQQDIPDK; from the coding sequence ATGACTCCCTACGCTCTAATATTGTTGGCATCAACGATCATATCCGTTTTTGTAGCATTGACAGTGTGGTATAGACGCACCTCTACCGGAGGGACCACCCTTTTTCTTCTGATGCTTGCAATTATAGAATGGCAACTTTGCGGAGCTTTGGAATCTATTGTTACAGAGATACCTGCAAAAATCTTCTGGTCGAAGGTTTGTTACATAGGAGCACTGGCTACACCTTTGTTGTTGTTTGTTTTTGCAATTCAATATACAAAAATGGAAAAATGGCTTACCCGAAAAAACATTGCTTTGCTTTGCATGATACCAGCTGTCATATTCATCCTTACATTAACCAACGAATGGCATAGCCTGATATGGACAAGTTATACACCCGCTCCAAAACCTGCAATCAATACCATTATTTACGGTCATGGACCGGGATTCTGGGTAATGATAGCATACAACTACCTGATATTGCTAGTTGCCACACTGATATTATTGTTTTCAGGAAAAACTTCCAGAAAAATCTATCGTCAACAGTTAGAATTGATTATTGTTGCTCTTGTATTTCCGTGGACAGGAAATATCTTATACCTACTAGATATGGGACCTTTCCCCGGACAGGACCTTACAATCGTAGGATTCACCCTGACAGGGCTTGTACTTTCATTCAACCTCCACCAATTCAAATTCCTTGACCTGGTCCCCATGGCTCGCGATCGGTTAATGGAAAAGATGAATGACGGAATTATAGTTGTTGACAATAAAGAACGCATAGTGGACATAAACCCTGCAGCAAAAGAGATATTCAGCAATAAGCCAGAAAAATTACTCGGTAAAAACATAGGACAACTGTTTCCTGACCTGAAGAGTACAGTCGGGAAAAATGACCTGTGCGGGAATGTATACAGAGAGCAGGAGATATGGAGAAATGAAGTGAAAAACACCTATAATATCCATATTACTCCACTGGCTGATGAACAAGGAAACCCTTTAGGGAAACTTATTTTGTTACATAATATATCAGAACTGAAGAAAACTGAAGAGATACTGCGTGAAAGTGAAGAAAAATATCGTGCAATAGTAAGCAATACTCATGAGATGGTCTACATCTATTGCGGAGAACGGTTTCTGTTTGTAAATGATAGAATCTGTGAAGTTACAGGTTATACAAGAGAGGAAATCGACAGTATGAAAGTGCTTGACCTTGTGCACCCTGAGGAAAAGGAAAAAATCAGGCAAATCATGCAAAAAAGGGCTGATTGCAAGGATGCACCTGCAACTTTTGAAACCTGTATAGTTACCAAAAAAGGGAGAAAAAGGAATGTAGAAATTGCAATAAGCAATATTACATATGAAGGAGAGTATGCATCACTTGGCTCAGCCAGGGATATTACTGAAAGGAAAGAAAACGAAAATGCCCTCATACAGGCAAAAATGAAAGCAGAAGTAGCAGACCGCACTAAATCCGAGTTCATGACCACCATGAGCCATGAACTCAGAACACCCCTGAATTCAATAATCGGTTTTTCTCAAATGCTTCTTGAAGTTCCCGGCAGTGAACTTACCAATGCCCACCACAAATATGTATCTAACATCCTAAAAAGTGGGAAAAGTCTCTTACACCTCATCAATGACATATTGGATATTTCGAAAGTTGAAGCAGGGAAAAAAGAGGTTGAAGCAGAATTTTTTGACATTCACAAAGCACTCTATGATGTGGAGATGCTAATACGTCCTCTGGCCTCAAAGAAAAACATAGACATCATTGTTGATTATGAAAATGCAAATAATTTGCTCTATGCGGACGTAATCATGTTCAAACAGGTCATGTACAATATTCTCAACAATGCAACCAAATTCACTGCAGAAAAAGGAAAAGTATTTGTTACAGCCAAGTCCGGAGAAAAAGAGACAAGTATATCGGTAAAAGATAATGGAATCGGCATAGCTGAAGATAAAAAAGAAATGGTCTTTGAACCATTCAAGCAAATTGATTCTGCAAAAAACAGAAGATATGAGGGTACAGGCCTGGGTTTGGCTCTTGTAAGAAGTTACGTGGAAATGCATGGAGGAAACGTGTGGGTCGAAAGTGAAGAAGGAAAGGGCAGCACGTTTATTTTCACAATTCCACAACAGGATATTCCCGATAAATAA